In Flavobacterium gelatinilyticum, a genomic segment contains:
- a CDS encoding DMT family transporter — MKNRQLLLGLLILGTAFWGISYSVTKVAIGNYSPAVFLFYRFLLAVIVLSIIFWKYVKKTNLEYIKTGAILAVPMFLGIHLQTVGLKYTDASQCSFIAGLCVIIIPLLKLAIYRTSTPLKIWVAALTALTGLFIIAVKDKFTINLGDLYTIEGAFGFAVYLIAVEKHSALKNLLYCIVPMFAFCTLFTFVLALIDNQSDWFPERDTFWMGVIYCALFSTAFMYTVSNISQRYLSAERVAVIYLFEPVFGAIGAFFILGENLSWRLLFGGSLIFAATIISEVNFKNTKLRLAFKKNTI, encoded by the coding sequence ATGAAAAACAGACAACTTTTACTGGGTTTATTAATCCTGGGTACAGCCTTTTGGGGTATCTCGTATTCGGTTACCAAAGTTGCTATCGGGAATTATTCGCCGGCGGTTTTTTTGTTCTACAGATTTTTACTGGCTGTAATCGTATTAAGTATTATTTTTTGGAAATACGTTAAAAAAACCAATCTCGAATATATTAAAACTGGTGCAATTTTAGCCGTCCCTATGTTTTTGGGCATTCATTTACAAACCGTAGGATTAAAATACACCGATGCATCGCAGTGCTCGTTTATTGCCGGACTGTGCGTAATTATTATTCCGCTCCTTAAGCTGGCAATTTATAGAACCAGTACACCTTTAAAAATCTGGGTTGCTGCTCTAACGGCCTTAACCGGGCTGTTTATAATTGCCGTAAAAGATAAATTTACCATAAATCTGGGCGATTTATACACCATTGAAGGCGCATTTGGCTTTGCCGTTTACCTGATTGCGGTCGAAAAACATTCGGCTTTAAAAAACCTTTTGTACTGTATTGTGCCTATGTTTGCCTTTTGTACGCTGTTTACTTTTGTTCTGGCCCTTATAGATAATCAGTCAGACTGGTTTCCTGAAAGAGATACGTTCTGGATGGGCGTCATTTACTGTGCTTTGTTCTCTACTGCTTTTATGTATACGGTTTCAAATATCTCGCAGCGCTATTTATCTGCAGAACGTGTGGCGGTAATTTATTTGTTTGAACCTGTTTTTGGAGCAATTGGAGCGTTTTTTATTCTGGGAGAAAATCTTTCGTGGCGATTGCTTTTCGGCGGAAGCCTCATTTTTGCAGCCACTATTATTTCCGAAGTAAATTTCAAAAACACAAAACTTAGATTGGCGTTTAAAAAAAATACGATTTAA
- a CDS encoding LysR family transcriptional regulator, which produces MDLQQIKYFLALARELHFWNTAGKMNITQSALSRQIQSLENQLGVQLFERTKRNVKLTAAGQFLKEKWEVELNKLEFIHQSARQIQLGESGTITISHPDSISASIMPDILSRISDAYPKLKIKLVQVLYENQQNFLRNYKIDLAITRDINNAKDICSEKIHTDYLAIVVPENHPYKTPEDLTKETLASQKFILPTNDEGSSYSDLIQRLFNSLENAPEVYLHSEFGSAIIALVRKGLGIAILPDSYVFHEISGIRFIKLPLETDLYINWRAEDHNPVLANVLKLIIP; this is translated from the coding sequence ATGGATTTACAGCAGATTAAATACTTCCTGGCTTTGGCCCGCGAACTTCATTTCTGGAACACTGCCGGAAAAATGAATATTACACAATCGGCACTCAGCCGTCAGATTCAGTCTCTCGAAAATCAGCTGGGTGTTCAGTTGTTTGAACGTACCAAACGAAATGTCAAGCTTACGGCAGCCGGTCAGTTTCTAAAAGAAAAATGGGAAGTCGAACTAAACAAACTCGAATTTATTCATCAGTCGGCGCGCCAGATTCAGTTAGGGGAGAGCGGTACCATTACCATTTCTCATCCTGATTCTATTTCAGCTTCAATTATGCCGGATATTTTGTCGCGTATTTCAGATGCTTATCCAAAGCTGAAAATCAAACTAGTTCAGGTGCTTTATGAAAATCAGCAGAATTTTCTGCGTAATTATAAAATCGATCTGGCAATTACCAGAGATATTAATAATGCGAAAGACATTTGTTCAGAAAAAATCCATACCGATTATCTGGCGATTGTTGTTCCTGAAAATCATCCTTACAAAACTCCCGAAGACCTGACCAAAGAAACACTGGCTTCTCAAAAGTTCATTTTACCCACTAATGACGAAGGCAGCAGTTACAGCGATTTGATACAACGTTTATTCAATTCTCTGGAAAATGCCCCCGAAGTGTATCTGCATTCCGAATTTGGTTCTGCTATTATCGCTTTGGTTCGAAAAGGACTGGGAATTGCAATTCTGCCTGATTCGTATGTTTTTCATGAAATTTCCGGAATCCGATTTATCAAACTTCCATTGGAAACCGACTTATACATCAACTGGAGAGCCGAAGATCATAACCCGGTTTTAGCCAATGTACTGAAACTGATTATTCCGTAA
- a CDS encoding TonB-dependent receptor plug domain-containing protein — translation MKKIYFAVLTVICTNFYAQTKRDSINEMDEVIINENRFSTPISKQNRNVYVITSEIIKAMPARTLQEVLQYANGVDIRQRGPFGGQADVSVDGGSFEQTVVLLNGAKVIDSQTAHNMLNLPLPVEVIERIEVIRGPAARVFGINSLTGAINIITKKPTDSGVLISTYAGSNFEKNTEGDGDTFYGTGIQAGVVLGKEKQQHSIFASHDKSNGYRYNTAFENNKIFYQGNVQLNDANEISGSAGYINNGFGANGFYAAPTDRNATEIVQTTFANLQSKHSITDSWNIMPRVTYRYNYDDYRYMGNSNLNVGRSQHYTNSIAAELNSTVKLSRGEIGFGGEFRNENIHSSNIGDHDRENVGLYAEYRTSFSEKLNVNVGTYLNYNSDYKWQIYPGIDASYEITDSFKIIGNVGTSQRIPSFTDLYLKQTGNIGNTDLDSENAFQSEIGFKFSKKALTFNANYFYRKITNYIDWMRNATTVPWQSQNTGDLNTNGINLRGTYRIDFSADSRLNINLGYSYLDSDFKSNRTEIYSKYLISSLKHQITNTINYQYKDLSILFATRFNERITGPSYWINDFRVSQSIHKFNIFLDAQNIFNATYYEVGAIPLPSRWFSLGVKFVTF, via the coding sequence ATGAAAAAAATCTATTTTGCTGTCCTGACAGTAATTTGTACCAATTTTTACGCACAGACAAAAAGAGATTCCATTAACGAAATGGATGAAGTTATAATTAATGAAAACCGTTTCAGCACGCCAATTTCTAAACAAAACAGAAACGTATATGTAATTACAAGCGAAATTATTAAAGCCATGCCGGCAAGAACGCTTCAGGAAGTTTTGCAATATGCAAACGGAGTCGATATCCGCCAGAGAGGTCCTTTTGGAGGTCAGGCCGATGTAAGTGTTGACGGAGGAAGTTTTGAGCAGACGGTTGTTCTTTTAAACGGAGCCAAAGTAATCGATTCGCAAACGGCTCATAATATGCTCAACCTGCCACTTCCGGTTGAAGTTATCGAGAGAATAGAGGTAATACGTGGTCCGGCTGCAAGAGTTTTCGGGATTAACAGTTTAACGGGAGCGATTAACATCATCACAAAAAAACCGACGGATTCAGGTGTTTTAATAAGTACGTATGCTGGTTCTAATTTTGAAAAAAATACCGAAGGCGACGGAGATACGTTTTACGGAACAGGAATTCAGGCCGGAGTTGTTTTAGGAAAAGAAAAGCAGCAGCATTCAATTTTTGCTTCTCACGATAAAAGCAACGGATATCGTTACAATACGGCTTTTGAGAACAATAAAATTTTCTATCAGGGAAATGTGCAGCTTAATGATGCTAATGAAATTTCGGGATCAGCCGGATATATCAATAACGGATTTGGAGCAAACGGTTTTTATGCCGCTCCAACCGACCGAAATGCGACCGAAATTGTTCAGACTACATTTGCCAATTTACAGTCAAAACATTCAATTACAGACAGCTGGAATATTATGCCAAGGGTAACGTACCGATACAATTATGATGATTACCGCTATATGGGAAATTCAAATTTGAATGTAGGAAGAAGCCAGCATTATACCAATTCTATTGCAGCTGAACTGAATTCGACTGTTAAATTATCGAGAGGTGAAATTGGTTTTGGCGGGGAGTTTAGAAACGAAAATATTCATTCATCTAATATTGGGGATCATGACCGTGAAAACGTAGGTTTGTATGCAGAATACAGAACGAGTTTCTCTGAAAAACTTAATGTAAATGTGGGAACGTACTTAAACTACAATTCGGATTATAAATGGCAGATTTATCCCGGAATTGATGCGAGTTATGAAATTACAGATTCGTTTAAAATCATTGGTAATGTGGGAACCAGCCAGAGAATCCCGTCATTTACAGATTTGTATTTAAAACAAACCGGAAATATAGGAAATACTGATCTGGATTCAGAGAATGCTTTCCAGAGCGAAATTGGTTTTAAGTTCAGTAAAAAAGCGTTGACTTTTAATGCGAATTATTTCTACAGAAAAATCACTAATTATATCGACTGGATGCGTAATGCAACGACAGTACCTTGGCAGAGCCAGAACACGGGAGATTTAAATACAAACGGAATTAATTTAAGAGGAACTTACAGAATCGATTTTAGCGCAGATTCGAGACTGAATATCAATTTAGGTTATTCGTATCTGGATTCAGATTTCAAAAGCAATCGTACCGAGATTTATTCAAAATACCTGATTTCATCTTTAAAACACCAGATTACCAATACGATAAATTATCAGTACAAAGATTTATCGATTTTGTTTGCAACGCGTTTTAATGAAAGAATCACCGGACCTTCTTACTGGATCAATGATTTCAGGGTGAGCCAGTCTATCCATAAATTCAACATCTTTTTAGATGCTCAAAATATATTTAATGCAACATATTATGAAGTAGGAGCTATACCATTACCGTCAAGATGGTTTAGTCTGGGAGTGAAATTTGTTACTTTTTAA
- a CDS encoding PLP-dependent aminotransferase family protein, which yields MDSPVEIPFKSFIQLKPEENTAIYLQLVFEFIKAIQTGFLPEGTKLPGTRILCRVLNVNRNTLIKAFQDLESQGWIETLPNKGTFILSQQKQKNKTGFIPSREQNHAETSTGFTFQRSAILENPIEISSLHYQFNDGMPDLRLVQTDVVARLYVSKLKRHKTSKTYEQIQLRSHLNFKMHFSNYLNLTRGIRISTSNLLTTSSHEIALYMVTKVLIAPGDKVVVASPGYYMSNMTLTNTGAQVIPVPVNEDGMDTKRLKEICETSQIRVLYLTSNYHYPKTISLSAKKRIEVLELANQYGFVILEDDYDFDFHYDNNPVLPLAAFDSNQKVVYIGSFGKSLPSGFSCGFVAAPSEFIKELEKHQNILEPGIDALKEQVLTEWITEGEVHRLSKKNKKIYKERRDQFVSALNEKLNGHIVFKIPSRGLAVWVEWLDHFNLIQFQKECAKQGLFLPKTILYQTRNLTATRLGFGHLEKEEMEKAVLILKQSLEIITTKTNSL from the coding sequence ATGGATAGTCCGGTTGAAATTCCTTTTAAAAGCTTCATTCAGCTTAAACCAGAAGAAAACACTGCAATTTACCTGCAGCTGGTTTTTGAGTTTATTAAAGCCATTCAAACCGGATTTCTGCCCGAAGGAACCAAACTTCCCGGTACGAGAATTTTATGCAGAGTTTTAAATGTTAACCGAAATACTCTGATCAAGGCTTTTCAGGATCTGGAATCGCAGGGCTGGATCGAAACACTGCCTAATAAGGGAACTTTTATCTTATCGCAGCAAAAACAAAAAAACAAAACCGGTTTTATTCCTTCAAGAGAACAAAATCACGCTGAAACCAGTACAGGTTTTACTTTTCAGCGTTCAGCAATTCTTGAGAATCCAATAGAAATAAGCAGTCTTCATTATCAATTCAATGACGGAATGCCTGATTTACGACTAGTACAGACCGATGTGGTAGCCAGATTGTACGTTTCGAAACTGAAAAGACACAAAACGTCTAAAACCTACGAACAAATACAGCTTCGCTCACATTTGAATTTTAAAATGCATTTTTCAAATTATCTTAACCTTACACGAGGTATCCGGATTTCGACTTCTAATCTTCTTACGACCAGCAGTCACGAAATCGCTTTGTATATGGTGACCAAAGTGCTGATTGCCCCGGGCGATAAAGTTGTGGTGGCTTCTCCGGGTTATTATATGTCGAATATGACACTTACAAATACCGGAGCGCAGGTTATTCCGGTTCCTGTAAACGAGGACGGAATGGATACAAAACGGTTAAAAGAAATCTGCGAAACCTCCCAAATCAGGGTTTTATACCTGACGTCCAATTATCACTATCCCAAAACTATTTCGCTTAGTGCCAAAAAAAGAATAGAAGTTCTCGAATTGGCTAATCAATACGGATTTGTGATTCTGGAAGACGATTATGATTTTGATTTTCATTACGATAACAATCCGGTCCTGCCTCTGGCGGCTTTCGATTCGAATCAAAAAGTCGTGTACATAGGCTCTTTTGGAAAATCGCTTCCATCGGGATTTAGCTGCGGATTTGTCGCTGCTCCATCTGAATTTATTAAGGAACTCGAAAAACATCAAAATATTCTTGAACCCGGAATTGATGCCCTGAAAGAACAGGTTTTAACGGAATGGATTACAGAAGGTGAAGTACACCGTCTTTCTAAAAAAAACAAAAAAATCTACAAAGAACGGCGTGACCAATTTGTTTCGGCTTTAAATGAAAAATTAAACGGCCATATAGTCTTTAAAATTCCTTCGCGCGGACTAGCCGTATGGGTCGAATGGCTGGATCATTTTAATTTGATACAATTTCAGAAAGAATGCGCCAAGCAAGGATTGTTTCTGCCTAAAACCATTTTGTATCAAACCAGAAATCTTACTGCCACGCGATTAGGTTTTGGTCATTTGGAAAAAGAAGAAATGGAAAAAGCGGTTTTGATCCTGAAACAATCTCTGGAAATTATTACCACAAAAACGAATTCGCTTTAG
- a CDS encoding GNAT family N-acetyltransferase yields MNNLKIRKASVSDVIKLQAIGRQTFSETFSDANSEENMKKYLEESFAAAKLTSELNNPSSHFYLAELDDQVLGYLKLNTGDAQTEKEDSNALEIERIYVAKEFHGKKVAQALYAQALQTAQEAKAAYMWLGVWEKNFRAVRFYTKNGFVQFDTHIFRLGGDEQTDLMMKKVLID; encoded by the coding sequence ATGAATAATTTAAAAATAAGAAAAGCCAGTGTTTCGGATGTTATAAAACTGCAGGCTATTGGAAGACAAACCTTCTCTGAAACATTTTCGGATGCAAACTCAGAAGAAAACATGAAAAAATACCTTGAGGAAAGCTTTGCTGCTGCAAAACTAACATCGGAATTAAACAATCCGTCTTCGCACTTTTATCTGGCTGAACTGGATGATCAGGTTTTGGGGTATTTAAAATTAAATACCGGCGATGCTCAGACAGAAAAAGAAGATAGTAACGCACTCGAAATAGAACGCATTTATGTAGCCAAAGAATTTCACGGCAAAAAAGTGGCGCAGGCTTTATATGCCCAGGCTTTGCAGACTGCTCAGGAAGCAAAAGCAGCTTATATGTGGCTGGGTGTCTGGGAAAAGAATTTCAGAGCAGTACGTTTTTATACCAAAAATGGTTTTGTTCAGTTTGATACCCACATCTTCCGTCTGGGAGGTGACGAACAAACCGATTTAATGATGAAGAAAGTTTTAATAGATTAA